A stretch of Salvelinus alpinus chromosome 4, SLU_Salpinus.1, whole genome shotgun sequence DNA encodes these proteins:
- the LOC139573302 gene encoding uncharacterized protein has product MTDHHLKLNLGKTELLFLPGKDCPFHDLAITVDNSIVSSSQSAKNLGVILDNTLSFSTNIKAVTRSCRFMLYNIRGVRPCLTQEAAQVLIQALVISRLDYCNSLLAGLPACAIKPLQLIQNAAARLVFNFPKFSHVTPLLRSLHWLPVEARIRYKTMVLAYGAVRGTAPPYLQALIRPYTQTRALRSSTSGLLASLPLRKYSSRSAQSKLFAALAPQWWNKLPHDARSAESITTFRRHLKPHLFKEYLG; this is encoded by the coding sequence atgacggatcaccacctcaagctgaacctcggcaagacggagctgctcttcctcccggggaaggactgcccgttccatgatctcgccatcacggttgacaactccattgtgtcctcctcccagagtgctaagaaccttggcgtgatcctggacaacaccctgtcgttctcaactaacatcaaggcggtgacccgttcctgtaggttcatgctctacaacattcgcggagtacgaccctgcctcacgcaggaagcggcgcaggtcctaatccaggcacttgtcatctcccgtctggattactgcaactcgctgttggctgggctccctgcctgtgccattaaacccctacaactcatccagaacgccgcagcccgtctggtgttcaactttcccaagttctctcacgtcaccccgctcctccgctctctccactggcttccagttgaagctcgcatccgttacaagaccatggtgcttgcctacggagctgtgaggggaacggcacctccgtaccttcaggctctgatcaggccctacacccaaacaagggcactgcgttcatccacctctggcctgctcgcctccctacctctgaggaagtacagttcccgctcagcccagtcaaaactgttcgctgctctggcaccccaatggtggaacaaactccctcacgacgccaggtcagcggagtcaatcaccaccttccggagacacctgaaaccccacctctttaaggaatacctaggatag
- the ube2s gene encoding ubiquitin-conjugating enzyme E2 S — MNSNVENLPPQVLRLVYKEVSALAADPPEGIKIYPSEEDITELHTAIEGPEGTPFAGGVFRMRLVLGKDFPAAPPKGYFLTKIFHPNVGHKGEICVNVLKRDWRAELGLRHVLLTIKCLMIHPNPESALNEEAGRLLLEDYTEYASRARLLTEIHAMGGHGGTSGVPQDPADGPQPKKHAGDPTKRALGPGVAPSAALGNGANGSSTTSSSSSSNSNVVGKKKTDKKRALRRL; from the exons AACTCCAATGTAGAGAACTTGCCGCCCCAGGTTCTGCGTCTGGTGTACAAAGAGGTGTCTGCACTAGCTGCAGATCCCCCTGAGGGCATCAAGATCTACCCCAGCGAAGAAGACATCACAGAACTCCATACAGCCATTGAGGGACCAG AAGGAACCCCGTTTGCCGGGGGTGTTTTCCGGATGCGCCTGGTCCTGGGGAAGGACTTCCCTGCTGCACCACCGAAGGGCTACTTCCTAACCAAGATCTTCCACCCTAATGTCGGCCACAAGGGAGAGATCTGTGTCAACGTCCTGAAGAGGGACTGGAGGGCAGAGCTGGGACTCAGACATGTATTACTG actATCAAGTGCCTTATGATCCATCCCAACCCTGAGTCGGCTCTCAACGAGGAGGCGGGGCGTCTGCTCCTGGAGGACTATACAGAGTATGCGTCCCGTGCTCGCCTCCTGACTGAGATCCATGCCATGGGGGGGCACGGGGGGACGTCGGGGGTGCCCCAGGACCCCGCCGATGGCCCCCAGccaaaaaaacatgcaggggACCCTACCAAGAGGGCGTTGGGGCCAGGGGTTGCCCCCTCTGCTGCTCTGGGTAACGGAGCCAATGGAAGCAGTACTACctccagcagtagtagtagcaatagtaatGTTGTAGGGAAGAAGAAAACTGATAAAAAGCGAGCGTTGAGACGACTCTAA